Genomic window (Acidobacteriota bacterium):
GGCTTGAAACCAGCTCCCTTCGGCCTCCAGGGCGTGCTTGACTCCGGAAGGTCCTCCCACCTTGAAGAGCCCGACGGCCAGCATGGCGAAAAATCCCGCCATGGTGACCGCGCTGTACCCCCAACCCGGCTCCGAACGGGAGATTTTGGCCAGGTGGATCTTGGCCAGGTTGCCCCCGCCCAGCATGAAGGCGAAGGCGGCCAGCACGTCAAAGGTGATGGACAGGCTCTCGTTGAGCTGGTCGAAGGGCGGGTGGGGGATGAAGGCCTCGAACAGCATGATGACCCCCACCACAAAGGTGATCAGCAGCGGTATCTGTCGTCGCATCCGGGCTTCCTAGACGAACATTTCCAGCTTGAGAAAATCGACCACCGACTGAAGGCTTCCGCTTCCGGTCCACAGCGCCACGGTGGACGCCAAACTCCCCAGAACAATGGCGGCCATCACGATCAGCTTGCCCACATCCTGCCCCTTGAGACTGCCCAGTTGCTTGGGGTCGCCGCTCAGATAAGCGCTGGCCGCAAAGAGTTCCTCGCCCATCAGCGTGTAGTCGCAGGCCGCCACGAAGAAGGGAAGCTGAGAAGGCATGGCGGTGCCGGCGATCTGGATGGCGCCGATCCGGTTGCCGGTCTCGGCCAGCAGCAGCGACTCGGCGAAAAAGGCTCCCATGTAGAGGCAGGTGGCCGGCTCGTCCCGAAGCAGCATGCCGTTGACTCCGGCGACGTAGCCGAACTGCTCGTCGGTGAGGTAGTGGACCATGTCCTCGTTGTAGCTCTCCGGGCGGCCGGCTTCCAGGTAGGCCTGCTTCACCACCTCTCTGCCGGTGGTCATGACCAGCGAGCGGCTGACCGGAACGTCCAGCCTGGCGTCGTACTCGGCGATGGTGCGGGAGACGTATCCCAGCAGGGTGAGGCCGGCCAGGGTTTGGACGTTGTCCATGTCCATGATTCCCGGCACGAACACGACCGGCCGCCCCATCTCGGTGGCGCGGCCCACGGCTTCGTCGACGGCTTCCAGGCCCGCGATCTTGCGCACGAACAGTTTGCGGCCTCGGGTCGCCAACTGGATGAATAGGATGACAAAGAAGCAGATGGTGCCGCCGATGATGAGAATCCACAGTTTGTTCCAGTCGAACCACTGGGCCCTGGATTCTCCGCTCACGATCTCGGAGTCGGCGCTGGCCTCGGCCGTTATGGCCACCACCTTGAAGGAGTAGCGGACTCCCCGTTCGGCGCTGGAGAATGTCAACGTCTCCTCGCCCGGACCCACCGTTCCCAGTGACATCCAGGGGGCCTGGGCGTCGCCCGAAGCCCTGTCGCCGGGCAGGCGTGACCGGAAGACTTCATAGGAGTGGACGCCGGGGTCGGGAGAGTCCTTCCAGCGGATCTCGATGGCGTGCCCCGAATCGTTGGGTACATCCAGCGCCTGCACCCGGGTGGGTGGGGCCGGTGCCTTCGAAGGAGCGTCCTGGGCCTCAAGCAGGGGACCCAGCGCCAGGGCGGCGTACCATAGAGTCAGCGTACACAGCAGTTTCATCAGTCGCGACCCTCGATAATCTCGACATTGGCCCGGGGCACCGAAACCGGCTCCTCCAGGCCCTCCACCCGCACCGAAACCACCCTGGCCCTGGACTCCGAATCCAGCCGGGACGGCTCGGAGGGCAGGGAGGCTACCCGGCCAAGCTTTCCGAACCAGGGGTTGCGGATAATGCGGACAGTGCTTCCGACATCCATGCCCTGCTCCCCGGGCCGATCCGGTGACTGCGGAGCCGCGCCTTGAAGGGGGATGATCACCTCGGGGCGAATGACCCCGGCTCGAATCTGGGTGGCTCCGTTGATGGAGGCCCGCTGTCCCTGGTGGCGCTTCAGCAGCCTGAAGGTGCGAGGCGCCATGTCGATTCTTCCAAATCCCTCGGTTACGATCAAGGTAACTCCGAGATTTTCATGACCGGTAATGGCCACACCCAGGTCATGGCCCAGGAATCGGCGCAGGTCCTGGTCATCGAATCCTCCCGCCACCACGCCGCGGATGCCGAGCCGAACCGCCTTTTCCAGGGCGGCTCCCGTGACCAGCGATCCTCCCACCACCACCCGGCCCTGCAGGTCTGCCGAGAGTGAATCTTCATCCAGGACCTCCCGGGGCGAGGAGGAAACCATGGCAATCTCACCGGTGGCCTCGCCTCCGATGCCGAAGATCCCCTGGATCAGAGTGCCGCTGCTTTCGACCACCACCCCCTGGTCGGGCACCACCTCCAGCACCCGGCCTTCGATATAGGCGTCGACTTCAATGGGTTGGGGCGGTCCTCGCAAAACCACCTGTCCGGTGACTCCGGAAACGCTTTCGACCGTTCCCTCCAGGGTGGCTGTCGCTCTCGAGGTGAGCAGGCCGAAGAGGGACTTGGCTTCGGCAATGACCTCACCCTGGCCCACCGGCTCCCCCTCCTTCTTGAGCATGGCGCCCGGCACGTCGCTCTGATCGACCCCCATCTTGTTGGCGACATTGACGATTTCGACCTTGCCCGGGAGGAAGGTGCGGGCCACCACCTGGTGGGGCTGAACCTGGGCTCCCTCCTCGACCACCACCTCCCCGGGGATGGGCAGAATGCGCCTGCGGTGGAGCAATTCGTTTTCGGTTACCTTGAGACCGGGAGTGTAAGCGTGGGCCATGACTTCAGTGGGGGATCGCCTCCGGGGAGTAGACCCCGAGTTCCTCGATCCAGGTTTTCAGAGCTCCGATTCTCTCGACCGGTTCGGAGGGGAACGACAGAGGGCGCCCCCGGCAATCGACAATCAGGCCGACGGTTCCCCCTTGGACGGTGGCTTCCAGGGGAACGCCTTTTCCGGGTCCGAGGTCGAAATCGCGGGCGGGGTCCAGATAAACCCGAGCCTCGGCTCCCGTCTCCAATGGGTGCCGGCGAATCTCGCCGAACCGGAGGGTCTCCCGTCTCTCCTCGCCTCCCGGAAGCTCCAGCCGGTAGGCCAGCGCCGGCCGGCCGGGTCTGGCCGTGCCCCGGGGGGCGATGCAGGTGCCCAGGACGATCAGGCAGTCCTTCTCGAAGACTTCGGTGGCCGCGCGTGCATGCACCTGGGACAGGACGCCCAGGTGGGGCATCATGAAGATGCTGTCCTTGGCCAGGCGGGTGATCCCCTCCGGGAGGAAGGAGTCGATCAGCATCATGGCGGTCTGTTCCGGTCGGGGCGCGTGAGAGAGCACGCCGCCGGAAGCCACCAGCAGGTCCAGCTCCATCATATTCACCAGGGATTCGATTCCCGCGTCCTGCTCGAAGGAGTCGGCGATGGTGCGTTGCTGCTGCACCCCCTTCAACCGGGTGGCGAAGGACCGGTGCTGGATGAAGGCCAGGCGTAGCGCCTCTCTGGCGACCGCCTGTTCGAAGACCAGCTCCTCGGCCGTCTGGGGGATGGTGGTCGGCCGGATCATCTTGTTCTTGATCCGGTTGCGCAGATCCCGCTCCTCCATGGTAAAGGGCATCCACCGCATGACGTTGGCCAGTCCGGCTTCGGCCAGCACGTTGGAGATGGAGTAGCTCATCCCCAGGTTGGCCGACACCGTGCGGTTGAATTCCTCCCCGAACACGCTGAAGATGTCGGTGGTGGCCCCGCCGATATCCACGCCCACGGCATTGATGCGGGCTTCATTGGCCACGCGCTTCAGGATGGCCCCCACCGCCGCCGGAGTGGGCATGATGTCGGCGTCCACCCATTCCATCAGCTTGGCGTAGCCGGGCGCCTGCTGCATGACGTGTTCCAGGAACAGGTCGTGGATGCGCTCGCGGGCGGGCAGCAGGACTTCTTGTTCCAGGGTGGGGCGGAGGTTTTCGACGATGCTCAGACTGGTCTTGCCGCCCAGCACCCGGGTCACCTCATCCCGGCGGGACCGGTTGCCGGCGTAGATGACCGGCAGGCGATAGTCGGCTCCCAGTCGCGGCTTGGGATCGGCAGCCGCAATGGTCTCGGTAATCTTGACCACCTTGTCGGTGCGGGCCCCGTCGACCTCGCCGGCGATCAAGATCATGTCCGGCCGGAGCTGGCGGATGCGTTCGATGCGCTCGTGGGTCAGGCGCCGGTCATTGAGGGCGATGACGTCCATCACAATGGAGCCGGCCCCCAGGGCGGCCCGTTCGGCGCTTTCGGCCGTCATCGACCGGACCACTCCGGCCACCATCATCTGCAGGCCTCCCCCGGCGCTGGAAGTGGAAATATAGAGATCGCATCCCTCCTCGCCGCTGGTGGGGCGTATGATCCGGCCTTCGGAGTCCAGCAGCTTGCGGCCCGAAAGTTCCGCCAGTTCCGTCACGGCGTTGAGCACTCCCAGAGTGACGTCTTCGAAGGGGGCTTCCACCGTGGTGGGAGCCTCGCCTCGATGGGTCTGGCGGTACTCGTCCCCCATCTTCTGGATGAGAATGGCCTTGGTGGTGGTGCTGCCGCAGTCTGTGGCCAGAATGACTCGGATGTCTTCCAAAGGGGTCACCCGGCGGCTCCGTCGAGGTCGTTGGCGGAGGAGGGGGTTTTGCCTGCCGCCCGATTCTCGATCTCCTGCAGCAGGGTTTCGACGCTTTGCCGGCGCTCCAGGATGCGCCGGACCCGTCCATAGTCGGTGGCCGCAAAGAGCCCCCGAACCACCGGTTCAAAAAAGGCCATGGCCTGGCTCCCCAGGTAGTTGAGCGGCTTGGCCGACTCCAGGATGAAAAGGGCCGGCGTTTCCAGGCGCCGCCTCACGATGGCTTCCGCAATTTTCTCCAGCAGACGGCGTTCCTGGTCGGTGAGCGGCTCCTCGTAACGCTCCAGGGAGAATGCCTGCTGCAGCCTGTGCCTCCAGGAGGGCTGCATCATGACATCGACCTGGCTGGAGTCGGCCGGTTGATCTTGCTCTGCACGAAACGGACTACCTCCTGGCGGTCGGCGCCCGCGAACCGCAGGTAGAGGCCGCGGTGGGATTCCAGGCGGCTGCGCTCGGGAAAGGGACTCAGCAGCACTCCGTGGGCGTCGACCCAATAGGATCGGCAAAAGGTCCAGGGTTTGTGCCGCCGGTACCAGAGGATACGGCTGGTAACACCCTCCTCGCTGAGTTGATAGGTGGTGGGCAGCAGGAAGTCATGGACACCGACCAGCAGCAGGGCTACCGACAACAGGGTCCAGCCTGGACTCCCGGTTCCCAGAAAGACTGCCGCCGCCGTGGCGGCAACGACCGACACCAGCACCAGGATCTTCCAGGGAGCTTGTTTCAGGGGCATACTCACCCAGCGCACGGAAGTCTCCTTCCTCTCATTTCTCAACGGGCCAGAGCCTTGTAGTAGTCCTCCACCTGCTTGCGGTAGGTGGGTGGTGCCTCCTCGTCCTTGACCAGGTGAATGGGGTCGGTGCCGCCGAGTTGCTGGACCTTGCGGCTGAGGTCGAACTCCAGTTGGCGCAGTCCTTCGATGACACGCCGGCGAAGTCTTTCCAGTTCCAGAGGGTCGTGCAGAAAGCCGAGAGACTTCATCTGTTCCATGCGTTTCACCATGTTTTTGATCTGGGCCGCCAGATCGGTGTCGCCGGCCAGACTTCGGCCCAACTCCCGGGCCTCTCCCAGGCGGTGCTGGAACTCCTTCTCGAACTGGCGGGCCTCTCGAGGCGTCAGCGTCGTGGGCGGCGGCAATTCCCGATCGCCGAAATTGACGGCCGCGTGGCCCCGGCCGCGGCCCGACTGTCTCTGCTCCCGGCTCTCACCCGCGGCCGACCGTCCCGCCTGCGACTCCGGCTGGATTCCCCGCGGCCGGTTGGTCTCGGGAGACTTGCCGGACCCGGTCCCGGAAGGGCCTCCCGCCCGGTCGGCGCCTGAGCGGGCCTGGCGGTCCTCAATCCGTCGCTTCAGAGACTCCAGGCTGGACAGCAGGTCTCCGGCCTGCATCAGTGCCCGGCTCAGCCTCTCTTCGGCCGATGGTTTGGCCGGGCTCCTGCGGGCGGCCTCACCGGCCTCGGCCACTTGATCCCGCAGGTCCGAGAGGGCCGACTGGATGCGTTCCTCGTCCTGTCCGGCCAGGTCCAGCAGACCCAACTGCAGCAACTGCCTGCTTTGGGCCATCTGTTCGTGCAGTCCGCGGTTCCGGATGGACTGGCCGGCGGCCCTCAGCCTTCGCGAAGCCTCGGGCTGTTGGAGGTCGGCCTGTTTGGCCGTGGAAACGAGCCGGCTTTCCATCTCCCTGAGTGACTGTTGCAGGCCGGTCTTGTCCTTCAGGATGCGCCGTCTTTGCTCCAGCAGAGGCTCGATGGGATCCTCTCGAGCCACGCCGGCTTTCAGACCCTCCAACTCCGATCGGATGTGTCTCTGCCGCTGCACCAGATCGCGGGACTGGTTCCGAAGACGACCCAATTCCGAATCCAGGTCCGTCCGGCGTTGGCGATCCAGCGCCGAGCCGGCCTCCCGGATCCGGCTCAATGCCTGCAGACCCCGGTTCTCCGCCTGGCTTCCCGCGGCGCCCCTGAGTTTCTGCATTTCCCTGGCCGCCTGCTGCAGGCGTTGGCTCACCTCTCGCAGGGAAGGACTTTCCATCTCCCTGGACAGTCGTTCCAACCGCCTGGCCAACTTCTCGGCCTCGGCCTGCAGCATCCCCTGCCCGGATCCTTCCGCCCCGCGGAACTGCCTGCCGGCGCTCTCCAGCATCCGGCGACGACGATCCTCGTTGATCTGCTGTTGCCTCCGGGCCAGTTCCTGCAGCTTGCGGGTGGCTTCGTCCATCTGCCGGCGTGAATCGGAGGAACCGGCCTGCTGCTGGACCTCGTATTGGTTCTTCAGCTTGTCCAGTTCCAGCTCGAACAGGCTTTCCAGTTCCTGGGCCCAGGTCGCCCGGCCCTGGGCTCCGCCCCGAGCCACCTGGACTTCCTTGTAGAAGGTCTCGGCCCGCATCAGGTACTGGAGTGCCCGCTGCTGGTGGGGAACGGCTTCGTCGGGGGCGCGTTGCGACAGCGATTCATGGGACGGAACCATGGACCGGACCGCCTGGACCAGGTTCTCGGAAAACTTCTGAATGTCCTGGTCGAGGTCGGTCAGGGCCCTTCGCTGGACTCGGTCGGCCAGGGACTGGGTGCGCTGCTGCAGCTTGAGCTGCAGTTCTCCCACCAGCCGCAGGGAATTCCGATATTCTCCCTTGTCCAGCCGCTTTCGGTCTCGGATCAATCCCCAGGTGGCTACCAGGATCTGCTTCTGGCGCCGGGAGAGCAGCGAGTCCATGCTGCCGGAATCCACGCCCTGCCGGGCCCCCGACGGGCTCTGCTGGTATTGCTTGCCGAAGGGACGCACTTCCAGAAAGTAGATGTCGCTGGTGGTGGTCGCGAGGGCGTCGGAGGCCCGGGCGAAATAGCTGACGAAGTCCCCCGGCTGGAGATCGAACTCTTCCAGGAAGAAGGTGTGGGTCGCCGAGATCGAACGGGGGAGTCCTCCGCCCCTGGGTTTGAAAAGGTCTATCTTGGCCGTGGGCGCGCCGTTCAGGGCGTAGTGCAACTCCAGGTTCCTCAGGCCGAAGTCATCGTCGGCCCTGGCCTCGGTCAGGACCTCCTCCAGGGCGGTGGCCTGCCGATCCCGCCCCGGCCGGGTCCAGGCCACCTGGGGAGGTTGATCCTGGAAGGCCGTAATGGCGTAGGCATGGGATTCGACATTCTCGCCGGTCCAGTCCTCGGTGAGCTGTATTCTATAGGTCGAGTCCCTGGAAACCTTGATTTCCCCGATGACCGCCGGTCCCTCTGCCTTGCGCATCGGAATGGAAGTTCCGTCTCCCAGCAGAATGCGAGCCGAGTCCGGTTCCAGGTTGAGGTGGGCCTTGACCTCGACCCGAGTGCCTCGGAGGGCCTCGATGTCGCCGCCGTTGTTCTCTGTACGCCGCGGCAGGCCGGTGTAGCCCGGGAAACGGTAGGTCAGGTCGATTTGCCGAACACGAGCCGTCTCCATGACCGAAAGCTCATAG
Coding sequences:
- a CDS encoding fibronectin type III domain-containing protein, with product MKLLCTLTLWYAALALGPLLEAQDAPSKAPAPPTRVQALDVPNDSGHAIEIRWKDSPDPGVHSYEVFRSRLPGDRASGDAQAPWMSLGTVGPGEETLTFSSAERGVRYSFKVVAITAEASADSEIVSGESRAQWFDWNKLWILIIGGTICFFVILFIQLATRGRKLFVRKIAGLEAVDEAVGRATEMGRPVVFVPGIMDMDNVQTLAGLTLLGYVSRTIAEYDARLDVPVSRSLVMTTGREVVKQAYLEAGRPESYNEDMVHYLTDEQFGYVAGVNGMLLRDEPATCLYMGAFFAESLLLAETGNRIGAIQIAGTAMPSQLPFFVAACDYTLMGEELFAASAYLSGDPKQLGSLKGQDVGKLIVMAAIVLGSLASTVALWTGSGSLQSVVDFLKLEMFV
- a CDS encoding glutamate mutase L — protein: MTPLEDIRVILATDCGSTTTKAILIQKMGDEYRQTHRGEAPTTVEAPFEDVTLGVLNAVTELAELSGRKLLDSEGRIIRPTSGEEGCDLYISTSSAGGGLQMMVAGVVRSMTAESAERAALGAGSIVMDVIALNDRRLTHERIERIRQLRPDMILIAGEVDGARTDKVVKITETIAAADPKPRLGADYRLPVIYAGNRSRRDEVTRVLGGKTSLSIVENLRPTLEQEVLLPARERIHDLFLEHVMQQAPGYAKLMEWVDADIMPTPAAVGAILKRVANEARINAVGVDIGGATTDIFSVFGEEFNRTVSANLGMSYSISNVLAEAGLANVMRWMPFTMEERDLRNRIKNKMIRPTTIPQTAEELVFEQAVAREALRLAFIQHRSFATRLKGVQQQRTIADSFEQDAGIESLVNMMELDLLVASGGVLSHAPRPEQTAMMLIDSFLPEGITRLAKDSIFMMPHLGVLSQVHARAATEVFEKDCLIVLGTCIAPRGTARPGRPALAYRLELPGGEERRETLRFGEIRRHPLETGAEARVYLDPARDFDLGPGKGVPLEATVQGGTVGLIVDCRGRPLSFPSEPVERIGALKTWIEELGVYSPEAIPH